From the genome of Psychrobacter sp. M13:
ACGGTCAGAGGTTGCAGGTGACCTGTAGACCCGCCAACCCAGCGATAAGCCAACTGTTCAGGATCTATCTGAATAGTAGGGGTGACTTGCTGATGCAAATACTGGCTCAATAAAGCTAATAAAGGCTCGGGTAGTGCATAGGAAGAGCAATAGGGATTGGGTGATTTAAAGTCGTCAGTTGATTCAGGCATAATAACTCTATCTAATTTTAATGGACGTGTAACGGTGATGATTATGCTACTACATAGGATAAGCTAAAGGTATACTGATTATGAAAAATAATGCCATTAATTATCCAACAAAACAAGCGCTACAAACACAAGCTACACAGCTATTGCCGATATTAACGGCTGCCTTTTCAGATTTAAATTATAAAGAGATAACCCATCAACGTATCAGTCATCAAGATACTAGCCATCAAGATATTAGCTTTCAAGGGTTAACAAAGGCGCGGCACAGTCAGCTTGGTCAAGTTATGATTAAGTGGGAAACAAGCGCAAATATCTATTATGATCTAACGAGTTTAGGTCATGAAATAAAGGTGCTAAAAGCGCTGAATGGTTCTCAAGCTAAAGCGCAAGCTTCTATAATTATTGCGCCACAACTGCTAACTGACAAGAGCTTGATTATAAAAATATTAAACAAAAATTACCAGCTAACCCTTCTAATCATGCCTTACTATCCATTAGGCGCTCTAGCGCGTCAGCTTAACGCTACCAATCGTCAGCTATTAACCTGCCAGCAAAAGCAGCATTATATTATGCAAGCGGCGCAGTTAATAGCTGATCTACACAGCCAAGGCTGGCTACATAACGATATAAAGCCTAGCAACTTTTTGATTGGCTCTAGTCTAACTGACGACAACGTTGATTCAACGCCTAATTTATTACTGACAGATTTTGCTGTGGCGCAGCGTATAGATAACTTTAAAAACGATAGTAATCTTGCTGGCACGCCCGCCTATCTTGCGCCTGAGCGCTGGCAAGGACACACACCAACTCAGCAAAGCGATATTTATGCTTTTGGAATTATGGTGTACGAGATTTTGACAAGGGATAGACCGTTTAAGAGAGCAAAGACAAGTGACGACGCAATGCTTGATTGGGCGACTCAGCATTGCCAGCAGCCTATTGCTAAATTACCTAGCCAGTATCGTGATTATCAAGCTATTATTAATAAAACTTTAGCAAAACGAATTGAAAGTCGTTATAAAGATATAAGTGATGTTATAAGCGATTTGAAGTTTTTTGCCAGTTAGTAGTAGTAATTATTGATAATCTTGATAAAGTGCTTCGACAGGCTTGTCGTTGACGATACTTTGGCACTGTGCAAACTTAGTATCAAACTGCGTCTTTAAGTCATTAATATCTTTTAAGGTTGTCTTATTCGTATTAGCATAATAGGCTTTAGCGCTTATCGCATAGAGACTCAAGGTATCTAAAGCCTCATCGCAGACCTCAAAGGGTTCGATAGTAGGTATACGATTGACGCTCACATTATCCAGAACTCTATAGATATTGTTGGCAGCAATGCCTACTAATTTTGGGTCTTTGTTCGCAATGGCTCTTTCGGTATCGGTTTTTAAGATTACTAATTCTTTTGATAGTATTTCCGCATCATTATGATAGCCACTAAACTTCTCAAGATTCATCATAATCTTATTGTTTTCGTCGGTATCTACACTCATCCCAGC
Proteins encoded in this window:
- a CDS encoding protein kinase, translated to MKNNAINYPTKQALQTQATQLLPILTAAFSDLNYKEITHQRISHQDTSHQDISFQGLTKARHSQLGQVMIKWETSANIYYDLTSLGHEIKVLKALNGSQAKAQASIIIAPQLLTDKSLIIKILNKNYQLTLLIMPYYPLGALARQLNATNRQLLTCQQKQHYIMQAAQLIADLHSQGWLHNDIKPSNFLIGSSLTDDNVDSTPNLLLTDFAVAQRIDNFKNDSNLAGTPAYLAPERWQGHTPTQQSDIYAFGIMVYEILTRDRPFKRAKTSDDAMLDWATQHCQQPIAKLPSQYRDYQAIINKTLAKRIESRYKDISDVISDLKFFAS